A stretch of DNA from Ancylobacter polymorphus:
CCGCCTCATATTGCAGGCCCTTGCTCGGATCGAGCGGCGCGCCGGTGGCGTAGTTGAGACCGGCCTGCGGCTGGAACGACTGGCTGACGCTCGCATAGGGCGCGAGCCCGTTGTCGAAGAGATAGACGAGGCCGGCGCGTCCGGTGAAGGCGGCGTCTTCCTGATCCGTGACCTTGCCGGTCTGGTAGCTGGTGGTGGTGCTGTTGGTCCAGTCCTGCCGCCCGCCGAGCAGCAGCACCCAGTGCTCGCCGAACTTGATCTGGTCCTGCACGAACACGCCATACTGGTTGGCCAGCGTGTCGGAGCCGCGGTCGATCGCATAGTTGATGTTGGCGCCGCCATAGGAAACGCCGGTATCGAGATCGAGGAAGCTGTAGGAGCCGCCGCGGTAGCGATGGGAATCGTAGGAGCGCAGATAGTAATCGAAGCCGACCAGCGCCGTGTGCTCGGCGCCCAGCGCCTCGAACTTCGCTTCCAGCGAATTGGCCGAGGTCACGCCATAGGAGCTGTCCATCCGCGTCTGCGCGATCCGCGCCAGCAGCCCGCCGGTCGCCCAGAGCGGCGCGAGATTGCCGGTCATGTAGCTCCAGTCGACATCGGCATTGTAGTAGCGGTTATTGCTGCGGAAGGTCAGGCCATTGTCGAAGCGGTGCTCGAACAGGGCAGCGGCCGAGTAGCTGTCGCTGTCATAGCCATCGAAGCCATCGATGCCGAGAAATTCACTGCGTGGAATGTTGCCGGCGCTGACATCCTCGAACAGCAGCGGGGTGGCAAATCCGGTATCGACGCTCTGATAATTCGCCAGCAGCGTCAGGCTGGTGTCGTCGGTCGGGCTCCACGTGATCGCCGGGGCGATATAGGCCTTGTCGTCGGGCGTGTTGTTCACCCAGTTCTCGCCGTCGCGGTAAAGGCCGGTGAGCCGGTAGGTGAGCGTGCCGTCCTCGGTCAGCTTGCCGCCGAAATCCGCCGATATCTGCTTATAGTCATAGGTGCCGCCTTCGAGATTGACCTCGCGCAGCGTCTCCTCCGTCGGCCGCTTGGAAATGGCGTTGATGACGCCGCCGGGCGACATCTGGCCGTAGAGGATGGAGGCCGGGCCGCGCAGCACCTCGACCCGCTCCAGCCCATAAGGCTCCTGGCCGCCGCCATAGACATTGGACTGGTACTGCATGCCGTCGCGCAGCATGCCGCTCGACCCGTCGGCGACATTGAAGCCGCGCATCATCACATCGTCGGCCATGCGGCTGAAGGCGCCGGACTGGGCGACCACGCCGGGCGTGTAGAGCAGCGTGTCGGTGAGCGAAGTGGCATTCTGGTCGGCGATCTGGTCCGCCGTCACCACGCTGATCGACTGCGGCGTCTCGATGATCGGCGTGGCGATGCCGGTGCCGGACGAGGTCGTGGTGGCAAGATACCCGTCGACCGGGCCGAACGGATTCTGCTCGCCCGCGACCTCGATGGTGCCGAGCTCGATCGAGCCGTCGGCGGCCGATGCGTCTGCGCCGGTGGACGGGCCGGAGATGGTCAGCGTGTTGCCGCTGATCCGATAGGTGAGCCCCGAGCCCGCCAGCAGCCGGTCCAGCGCCTCGGCATAGGTGAGACTGCCGGCGAGGGCTGGCGCGTTGCGACCCCGCGCGAGGCCGGCGTCGAAGAACAGCTGCAGACCCGTGGCATTGGAGAAGGCGATCAACGCCCGCGACAGCGGCTGGGCCGGCATGTCGAAACGGGTCCGGGCCGCAACGGATGCGCCTTGCGCGTGCGCGGCTCCCATCGGCAGCAGGGCGCCGACGAACGCGCCGGTCATCATCAGGGACATCAGCAGCGCCGATTTGCGCTCCCGCCGCGCGCGCACCTGTTGTCCCGGCTTCCGGCCGGACCTTTCCCCGATGCCGCCTGCGTGCATTGACCAACCCCTGTCCTGTCCGTGAAGGGCGCCGTCTGCGGCCCTCACAAGGTCAGACACCCCGGACGGGGAAACAAATGAGCGCGAAGGCGAAAAAATCGTTCCGGCTACCGGCCATAGACGAAAGCGATGAGACGGCCGTCGACGACCCGCACCGGAAGCGTCGCGGCAATGGTGGCGAGAGCGGCGTCGACATTTCGGGTCTCGAACACCGCCGTCACCGGCATGTTGCCGATGTCCGTGTCCATGAGGAGGATGCGCCCGCGCCGGTAGCGTTGCAGTTCGCGCAGCACATCGGCGAGCGGGACATCCTCAAACACGATGCGATCGCGCCGCCACGCCTGAACGATGCCGGTGTCCACCTCGACCGGCGCGGCGAGGCCGGCCGGGCCATAGCTCACCTGCCAGCCGGCTTGCAGAGTGAGGGGAGGGGCGTCCGGCACCGCTACATCGACCGCGTGCTCGACGACCGCGACGGCGACGGTCTCGTCAGTCACCTTCACGTCGAAGGCCGTGCCCAGCGCACGGGTGCGCCCGTGCGCTGCATCCACGACGAAGGGGCGCGCCGGGTCGGGAGCGACCTCGAAGAAGCCCTCGCCCTGCAACAGGAGGATGCGGCGCAGACCCGGCGAGAAATCCGTCGTCATCGCCGAAGCGCTGCCGAGTTCCACACGGCTGCCGTCCTCCAGCGTGAAGCTGGCCCGTTCACCGGCAGCGGTGCGGAAGGTCGCGAAAAGGAGCTGCCGGTTGTAAAGGACATAGCCGGCCGGCACGGCGAGAGCCGCCGCCAGGCCTCCGAGCAGCACGTCGCGGCGCCCCAGCCGGCCGGCCCGGCGCAGCCGGCGGAACTCCGGCTCGACCGCGTCAAAGCGATTCCACAGGGCTTCCGCCCGGGCAAAGGCGGCGCCGTGTTCCGGATCGGTGGCCAGCCACGCGGCAAAAGCCCGGCGCTGCTCGGCGTCCGCCGGCTCCTCGCGCAGGCGCACGAACCATTCAAGGGCTTCGATGTCGACGGGTTCGGTCAAGCCGAGGCTCACGCGCATTGGGGGTTGCGGCAGAAGCCCGCCGCCAGGGCAGCCTACAGGCGCCGGCTGAGTTCAGCCATGGCCGCGACGATATGGGTGATGACCGTGTTGCGGGAGACCTGCATGCGCGCGGCCACCTCGTCATAAGACAGCCCCTCGATGCGGCACAGCACGAAGGCCTCGCGCCGGCGCGGCGGCAGCGCGGCGAGGGCGGTGAGCAGATGCATGAGTTCGCTGCGGTGCAGCGCCGCCATTTCCGGCGAGGGCGCGGGATCGGCAAGCGCGTCCAGCGGCTCGCCGGCCATTTCCACCTCCGCGCGCCGGCGGCTGTCGCGCAGATGGTTGAGCGCGAGATTGCGCACCGCCTGCATCACATAGGCCGGGCTCGGCGCTTCTCCCTGCGGATGCCGCCCGAGCAGGTTGACGAAGGCCTGCTGCACCACGTCCTCCGCGCTCGCCGGATTGCGCAGGATGCGGC
This window harbors:
- a CDS encoding TonB-dependent siderophore receptor, which gives rise to MSLMMTGAFVGALLPMGAAHAQGASVAARTRFDMPAQPLSRALIAFSNATGLQLFFDAGLARGRNAPALAGSLTYAEALDRLLAGSGLTYRISGNTLTISGPSTGADASAADGSIELGTIEVAGEQNPFGPVDGYLATTTSSGTGIATPIIETPQSISVVTADQIADQNATSLTDTLLYTPGVVAQSGAFSRMADDVMMRGFNVADGSSGMLRDGMQYQSNVYGGGQEPYGLERVEVLRGPASILYGQMSPGGVINAISKRPTEETLREVNLEGGTYDYKQISADFGGKLTEDGTLTYRLTGLYRDGENWVNNTPDDKAYIAPAITWSPTDDTSLTLLANYQSVDTGFATPLLFEDVSAGNIPRSEFLGIDGFDGYDSDSYSAAALFEHRFDNGLTFRSNNRYYNADVDWSYMTGNLAPLWATGGLLARIAQTRMDSSYGVTSANSLEAKFEALGAEHTALVGFDYYLRSYDSHRYRGGSYSFLDLDTGVSYGGANINYAIDRGSDTLANQYGVFVQDQIKFGEHWVLLLGGRQDWTNSTTTSYQTGKVTDQEDAAFTGRAGLVYLFDNGLAPYASVSQSFQPQAGLNYATGAPLDPSKGLQYEAGLRYEPLGQNLLFTAAVYDITQTNVVTYDALGYSYQQGEVRSRGFEFEARGTIGRLELIAAYSYTDATIIESAYTEDIGQQVALVPRNAASLWVTYTLDEIGLRGVKIGAGIRYIGTTNLTDSVYEVPAYTLVDAMASIDLGVYNPKLEGATLKVNARNVFNEQYYTCVSIDGCRYGEPATVIGTLSYKW
- a CDS encoding FecR family protein, yielding MTEPVDIEALEWFVRLREEPADAEQRRAFAAWLATDPEHGAAFARAEALWNRFDAVEPEFRRLRRAGRLGRRDVLLGGLAAALAVPAGYVLYNRQLLFATFRTAAGERASFTLEDGSRVELGSASAMTTDFSPGLRRILLLQGEGFFEVAPDPARPFVVDAAHGRTRALGTAFDVKVTDETVAVAVVEHAVDVAVPDAPPLTLQAGWQVSYGPAGLAAPVEVDTGIVQAWRRDRIVFEDVPLADVLRELQRYRRGRILLMDTDIGNMPVTAVFETRNVDAALATIAATLPVRVVDGRLIAFVYGR
- a CDS encoding RNA polymerase sigma factor encodes the protein MTAQLLDVTRLYVAEQGRLRAYVRRILRNPASAEDVVQQAFVNLLGRHPQGEAPSPAYVMQAVRNLALNHLRDSRRRAEVEMAGEPLDALADPAPSPEMAALHRSELMHLLTALAALPPRRREAFVLCRIEGLSYDEVAARMQVSRNTVITHIVAAMAELSRRL